Proteins co-encoded in one Nicotiana sylvestris chromosome 7, ASM39365v2, whole genome shotgun sequence genomic window:
- the LOC104249994 gene encoding anthocyanidin 3-O-glucosyltransferase 2-like codes for MESTELVFIPGPGMGHLVAAVEIGKLLTSRANYLSITFFIIDLPIETATHTYTKTLAVIDDSTTSRLRFLHLSSPQSQSNNLNKPQEAVLVELFDNSKQIVREAIVENFMTNKSKSGTRLTGVIVDMFSDKMIEVATELGLPSYVFFTSSAAFLGLMFYAQALKDDHDRDISDFKDSDTLLPVSTYLNPLPAKVLPSAMLDKDGRLRLPLSTARMIRQAKGIIVNTFLELEPHPINSLGNEDGVPSLYPVGPIINLNQEPDDSINNWLDEQPDSSVLFLCFGSYGSFDEEQLKEIAIALEHCGCRFLWSLRQPQAKGKIGAPDDLARQEQVLPEGFFKRTSRRGKLIGWAPQVAVLSHRSIGGFITHCGWNSVLESLWFGVPMATWPMYAEQQVNAFELVVDLEMAANIKMEYRSESPVLVTAEEIERAIRRLMLDSAEEKNGIRKKIEEMKEKSRRAMLEGGSSYYFLENLIKDIKDHSPT; via the coding sequence ATGGAGAGCACAGAGCTAGTTTTCATTCCAGGCCCAGGAATGGGTCACCTCGTCGCCGCTGTAGAAATTGGCAAGTTACTCACCAGCCGAGCCAATTATCTTTCAATTACATTCTTTATCATTGACCTTCCAATTGAAACAGCTACACATACTTATACAAAGACGCTAGCAGTAATTGATGATTCTACCACTTCACGCCTACGATTCTTGCACCTTTCTTCTCCTCAATCTCAAAGTAACAATCTTAATAAACCTCAAGAAGCTGTTCTCGTTGAGCTTTTTGATAATTCCAAGCAAATAGTAAGAGAGGCAATTGTTGAGAATTTCATGACTAATAAAAGTAAGTCCGGTACTCGACTTACTGGTGTGATTGTTGACATGTTTAGCGACAAAATGATAGAAGTAGCAACTGAACTTGGTCTACCGAGCTATGTGTTCTTCACTTCTAGTGCTGCTTTTCTCGGCCTCATGTTTTATGCACAGGCGCTTAAAGATGATCACGATCGCGATATCTCCGATTTCAAGGATTCGGATACGTTACTGCCTGTTTCGACTTATTTAAATCCTCTTCCAGCTAAAGTTTTGCCAAGTGCCATGCTGGATAAAGATGGTCGTTTGCGTCTACCCCTGTCTACTGCTCGAATGATACGACAGGCAAAAGGGATCATAGTTAATACTTTCTTAGAGCTTGAGCCACATCCAATTAATTCTCTCGGTAATGAAGATGGGGTTCCGTCTTTATATCCAGTTGGGCCTATAATCAACTTGAATCAAGAACCGGACGATAGTATCAACAACTGGTTAGATGAGCAACCAGATTCTTCGGTACTGTTCCTCTGTTTCGGGAGCTATGGGAGCTTTGACGAGGAACAGTTGAAGGAAATTGCAATAGCCCTTGAGCACTGTGGCTGCCGCTTCTTGTGGTCCCTACGGCAGCCGCAGGCCAAGGGCAAAATAGGTGCTCCGGACGATCTTGCACGTCAGGAGCAAGTGTTGCCAGAAGGTTTTTTTAAACGAACTTCACGACGAGGTAAATTGATTGGATGGGCACCTCAAGTGGCAGTGCTGTCACACAGGTCAATTGGAGGATTCATTACACACTGCGGTTGGAATTCTGTACTGGAAAGCTTGTGGTTTGGAGTGCCAATGGCAACGTGGCCTATGTATGCAGAGCAACAAGTAAATGCTTTTGAGTTGGTGGTTGATTTGGAAATGGCCGCGAATATAAAGATGGAGTATCGGAGTGAGAGTCCCGTTTTGGTCACAGCAGAGGAGATAGAGCGCGCCATAAGGCGACTGATGTTGGATAGTGCAGAGGAGAAGAATGGTATCAGAAAGAAAATTGaggaaatgaaagaaaagagcAGGAGAGCCATGTTAGAAGGGGGATCATCTTACTATTTTCTGGAGAATCTGATCAAAGATATTAAGGATCATTCACCCACTTGA